One Labeo rohita strain BAU-BD-2019 chromosome 12, IGBB_LRoh.1.0, whole genome shotgun sequence genomic region harbors:
- the psme4b gene encoding proteasome activator complex subunit 4B isoform X2, with the protein MKKEQAEILGFVPQKEIVYNKLLPYADKLDRESNDILAQIKGNLARAVQLRELWPGVLLWTRKLSTYLRLYGRKFSKEDHVLFIKLLYELVTIPKLDISMMQSFARLLINLLKKKELLSRDDLELPWRPLYDLYESILYSKTEHLGLNWFPNSVENVLKTLVKSCRLYFPESATQEMLDEWRPLLCPFDVTMQKAIGYFELFLPTIMPPEQHHKGFKLWFDELMDLWVSVQNLPAWEGNLMNLFARLANDNIGYVNWDPYIPKIFTRILRSFNLPVGTSQMVVPRYLSNSYDIGHVVLWISSMLGGPQNQAQKQLNGLFSSIASFYHPSNNGRWLMKLMKLLQRLPASVVRRLHRERYKKPCWITPVPASHKLTDQDVTDFVESMKQPVLMAMFSKTGSMDAAQALQNLALMRPELVIPPVLEKTYPAMETLTEPHQLTATLSCMIGMARSLLSGGRHYPEGPAHVLPLLMRALPGVDPNDFSKCMITFQFIATFTTLVPLVDCSSALHEKNDLTEMERELCSASAEFEDFVLQFMDRCFALIDSSTLEQTREETETEKMTHLESLVELGLSSTFSTILTQCSMEIFKVALEKVFNFATTNIFETRVAGRMVADMCRAAAKCHPAESLRLFVPHCCNAITHLTANEDVSNEEELDKELLWNLQLLSEVTRVDGEKLLPYRTQLVQTLQLTLRLRCKQGYTLACNLLHHILRSTALTYPTDYCSVPGGFNKPLQEYLPIKDWGRPGDLWNLEIKWHVPSAEETAFVFYVLDLLLQPELQRLQRYAQGEQDMSRDDVLQSLCIVQHCLLGAGSMLPPLDGPTVTGLVPSMVSLEETKLYIGVDYDETRENYREAICKVMRQLLHYILEHSEDDTKSLFAVIKIISDLMHFRGSHKHEFDSRWKSFTLVKKSMENRLHGKKQHIRALLIDRVLLQHEMRKLLVEGCEYKTVHQDLLRDLLRLSTSTYSQVRSKAQNVLFTALGTYNFCCRDITPRVLEFLEPTRTDVTQQQFKGALYCLLGNHCGVCLANLHDWDCIAQTWPAIVRSGLSSAMSLEKPSIVRLFDDLADKVHRQYETIGIDFTVPESAVLLGRRIADSSQPTPHIGTPTEQELEQGLALQKDKNQEAVQKYEKLVRDLLECLNDRDLPWKFEHIAIGFLSLLLRDDHPLPAPAVLFFVRSLNHDALVVRKMAIAAMAGILKQLKRPRKKIPVVPCDISGVTEPEGLMAGDRPGNDWLQYHGDSLPSTQQDWDNFCFIEKTHWGYYCWPKKLMIYAPAAEQPKDLSAENMNERERIICDHFTDPKFIKQLIEFLSLEDRKGKDKFNPRRFCLFKGLFRNYSDAFLPVLKPHMERLANDSHESTQRCVAEIIAGLVRGSKHWSFSKVEALWKFLIPLMRTALSNITIETYADWGTCVATACESRDPRKLHWLLEMLMECPLSGEGGSFVDACHLYVLQGGLAQQEWRVPELLHRLLSYLEPKLTQVYKNVRERIGSVLTYIFMIDVTLPHTLPTKSPHIAEFTERILSQLKPLIEGDEEIQNHVVEENGVGEQDERTQAIKLLKTVLKWLMASAGRSFSTPVPQQLQLLPLLFKIAPVENDDSYDELKRDAKTCLSLMSQGLLYPEQIPMVLKVLHEIAGSSSWHARFSVLTYLQIMVFYNLFTILSNEQAVQDVRAVVIRLLEDEQLEVREMAATTLSGFLQCNFLAMDASMQTHFEALCKTRLPKKRKRGSVVDTIPSVDLVRRHAGVLGLSACILSSPYDVPTWMPQLLMDLSAHLNDTQPIEMTVKKTLSNFRRTHHDNWLEHKQQFTDDQLVVLTDLLVSPCYYA; encoded by the exons CTCAGTGGAGAACGTATTGAAGACACTAGTCAAGAGCTGCAGACT tTATTTTCCAGAGTCAGCCACACAGGAGATGCTTGATGAGTGGCGGCCATTACTGTGCCCGTTTGATGTCACTATGCAGAAGGCCATTGGCTACTTTGAGCTCTTCTTGCCCACCATCATGCCCCCAGAACAGCATCACAAAGGCTTCAA GTTATGGTTTGATGAACTGATGGATCTCTGGGTTTCAGTGCAAAATCTGCCTGCTTGGGAGGGT AATTTAATGAATCTCTTTGCACGTCTGGCTAATGACAACATTGGCTATGTGAACTGGGACCCGTACATTCCCAAG ATTTTCACCAGGATTCTACGTAGCTTCAATCTCCCTGTTGGCACTAGCCAAATGGTCGTTCCCCGCTACTTGAGCAACTCCTACGATATCGGTCACGTGGTCCTCTGGATTTCCTCCATGCTT gGTGGCCCACAAAACCAGGCCCAGAAACAGCTTAATGGGCTCTTCAGTAGTATAGCGTCCTTCTACCATCCTTCAAACAATGGGCGCTGGCTG ATGAAGCTGATGAAGCTTCTACAGCGTCTGCCTGCCAGTGTGGTTCGGCGGCTACATCGGGAGCGCTATAAGAAACCCTGCTGGATCACCCCTGTTCCCGCCAGTCACAAACTCACGGACCAGGATGTGACTGACTTTGTGGAGAGCATGAAGCAACCGGTACTGATGGCTATGTTCAGCAAGACCGGCAGCATGGATGCAGCTCAGGCCTTGCAGAACCTGGCCCTGATGAGACCAGAGCTTGTCATCCCACCTGTGCTGGAGAA GACGTATCCTGCTATGGAGACGCTGACGGAGCCACACCAGCTTACTGCCACTCTCAGCTGCATGATTGGCATGGCCCGCAGTCTTCTCAGCGGTGGCCGACATTATCCCGAAGGTCCTGCGCACGTCCTTCCTCTGCTAATGAGAGCACTGCCCGGTGTTGACCCTAATGACTTCAGCAAATGCATG atcACGTTCCAGTTCATTGCTACTTTTACTACTTTAGTGCCTTTGGTGGACTGTTCGTCAGCCCTCCATGAGAAGAATGACTTGACAGAG ATGGAGAGAGAGCTGTGTTCGGCTTCCGCTGAGTTTGAAGACTTTGTTCTGCAGTTTATGGACAG GTGTTTTGCATTGATTGACAGCAGCACTCTGGAGCAGACACGCGAGGAGACGGAGACAGAGAAAATGACTCATTTAGAGAGTCTGGTGGAGCTAGGTCTTTCATCCACCTTCAGCACCATTCTGACACAGTGCTCCATGGAGAtattcaag GTTGCTCTCGAGAAAGTCTTCAACTTTGCCACCACCAACATCTTTGAGACTCGTGTCGCAGGGAGGATGGTGGCAGACATGTGCAGAGCAGCTGCGAAG TGTCACCCTGCTGAGTCTCTCAGGCTGTTTGTACCACACTGCTGTAACGCCATTACTCATCTAACTGCCA ATGAGGATGTTTCGAATGAGGAAGAACTGGATAAAGAACTGCTCTGGAACCTTCAGCTGCTGTCTGAG GTGACTCGTGTGGATGGAGAAAAGCTCCTTCCGTACCGCACACAGCTAGTGCAGACTCTACAGCTGACCCTGCGTTTGCGCTGTAAGCAGGGCTACACTCTGGCTTGCAACCTGCTGCACCATATCCTGCGTTCCACAGCGCTCACCTACCCAACAGACTACTGCAGTGTGCCCGGTGGCTTCAACAAACCCCTGCAAGAGTACTTGCCCATTAAG GACTGGGGTCGTCCGGGGGACCTTTGGAACCTGGAGATCAAGTGGCACGTGCCCAGTGCAGAGGAGACTGCATTTGTGTTCTATGTTCTGGACCTGCTGCTGCAGCCAGAGCTCCAGCGTCTGCAGAGATACGCACAGGGAGAGCAGGACATGAGCAG GGATGATGTTCTTCAGAGTCTGTGTATAGTCCAGCACTGTCTGCTGGGTGCTGGCAGCATGCTTCCCCCTCTTGATGGACCCACAGTCACTGGCCT TGTTCCCAGCATGGTTAGTTTGGAGGAGACAAAGCTGTACATTGGCGTTGACTATG ATGAGACCAGAGAGAACTACCGTGAGGCCATCTGTAAAGTGATGAGACAGTTGCTTC ATTACATTCTGGAGCACTCAGAGGATGACACCAAATCACTTTTCGCTGTTATCAAG ATCATCAGTGATTTGATGCACTTCAGAGGTTCCCACAAACATGAGTTTGACTCTCGTTGGAAGAGTTTCACCTTGGTGAAAAAGTCGATGGAGAACAGG CTTCATGGGAAGAAACAGCACATCCGAGCTCTTCTTATTGACAGAGTTCTTCTTCAGCATGAG ATGCGAAAGTTGTTGGTCGAGGGGTGTGAATATAAGACTGTTCATCAGGACCTGTTGAGGGACCTTTTGCGTCTTTCCACCAGCACCTACAGCCAG gtccGCAGCAAGGCCCAAAATGTGTTGTTCACAGCTTTGGGGACCTATAACTTCTGCTGCCGAGACATTACTCCACGTGTCCTGGAGTTTCTGGAGCCTACTCGAACTGATGTCACCCAGCAACAGTTCAAG GGGGCACTGTACTGCTTGCTTGGGAACCATTGTGGCGTCTGCCTTGCTAACCTACATGACTGGGATTGCATCGCTCAGACGTGGCCAGCCATAGTGCGCTCAGGCCTCAGCTCAGCTATGTCTCTAGAGAAGCCCTCCATCGTCAGACTCTTCGATGACCTCGCAGACAAAGTCCACCGGCAGTATGAGACCATCGGCATTGATTTCACA GTACCTGAGAGTGCAGTGTTGCTAGGCCGGCGCATCGCTGATTCAAGCCAGCCCACTCCACACATTGGCACTCCCACAGAACAGGAGCTGGAGCAGGGACTGGCActtcaaaaagacaaaaaccaGGAGGCAGTGCA GAAATATGAAAAGCTTGTGAGAGACCTGTTGGAATGTCTAAATGACAGGGACCT GCCTTGGAAATTTGAGCACATTGCTATTGGCTTCCTGTCTCTACTGCTAAGAGATGACCATCCCCTCCCGGCCCCAGCGGTTCTCTTCTTTGTACGGAGCCTCAACCATGATGCACTTGTTGTTCGCAAG ATGGCGATTGCTGCAATGGCTGGAATATTGAAACAGCTAAAGAGACCACGCAAGAAAATACCTGTTGTTCCCTGTGATATAA GTGGGGTAACGGAGCCGGAGGGGCTGATGGCAGGAGACAGGCCGGGGAATGACTGGCTGCAGTATCATGGTGACAGCCTGCCGAGCACCCAGCAGGACTGGGACAATTTCTGCTTTATAGAGAAGACACACTGGGGCTACTACTGCTGGCCAAA GAAGTTGATGATATATGCCCCAGCAGCAGAGCAGCCCAAGGATCTTTCCGCTGAGAACATGAATGAG AGGGAGCGCATCATCTGTGACCATTTCACAGACCCCAAGTTTATCAAACAGCTCATTGAGTTTCTGTCTCTTGAGGACCGAAAGGGCAAAGACAAGTTCAATCCTCGTCGCTTCTGTCTCTTCAAG GGACTTTTCCGGAACTACAGTGATGCCTTCCTACCTGTACTAAAGCCTCATATGGAGCGGCTGGCAAATGACTCTCACGAGAGCACCCAGCGATGTGTGGCTGAGATCATTGCTGGACTGGTTAGAGGCAGCAAGCACTGGAGCTTCAGCAAG GTGGAGGCGTTATGGAAATTCCTGATTCCTCTGATGCGAACAGCGCTGTCCAATATAACTATCGAGACCTATGCTGACTGGGGTACCTGTGTGGCAACTGCCTGT GAGAGCCGAGATCCACGAAAACTCCACTGGCTTCTCGAGATGCTGATGGAGTGTCCTCTCAGTGGGGAAGGTGGATCGTTTGTAGATGCCTG CCATCTGTACGTGCTGCAGGGGGGTCTGGCACAGCAGGAGTGGAGGGTCCCAGAGCTGCTACACAGACTGCTGAGTTACTTGGAGCCCAAACTCACTCAGGTTTATAAGAATGTGAGAGAGCGCATCGGCAG TGTGCTGACATACATTTTCATGATTGACGTCACCCTGCCACACACTCTGCCTACTAAGTCGCCACACATTGCTGAGTTTACCGAAAGGATCTTGTCTCAGCTGAAGCCCCTGATTGAGGGAGACGAGGAGATTCAGAACCACGTGGTGGAGGAGAACGGAGTGGGGGAGCAGGACGAGAGGACCCAGGCCATCAAACTACTCAAAACAGTTCTGAAGTGGCTGATGGCCAGTGCGGGGCGCTCGTTCTCTACTCCAGTACCTCAGCAACTACAGCTGCTGCCTCTGCTTTTTAAG ATCGCTCCCGTAGAAAACGATGACAGCTATGATGAGCTGAAGAGGGACGCAAAGACGTGCCTGTCCCTCATGTCTCAGGGTCTCCTCTATCCTGAGCAGATCCCTATGGTTTTGAAGGTGCTACATGAG ATTGCTGGCAGCAGCTCTTGGCATGCACGATTCTCAGTGCTAACATACCTCCAGATAATGGTGTTCTATAATCTGTTCACCATACTGAGCAATGAGCAGGCTGTTCAGGATGTAAGAGCAGTGGTCATCAGGCTACTGGAGGATGAACAGCTGGAG GTGAGAGAGATGGCTGCCACCACTCTCAGCGGCTTCCTGCAGTGTAACTTTTTGGCAATGGATGCCTCCATGCAGACTCACTTTGAGGCTCTATGCAAAACCAGATTACCCAAAAAGAGGAAGAGAGGCTCTGTGGTGGACACCATTCCTTCAGTTG ATCTGGTACGACGTCACGCTGGAGTGCTAGGTCTCAGCGCTTGCATCTTATCCAGTCCATATGATGTCCCAACTTGGATGCCTCAGCTCCTCATGGACCTCAGCGCACACCTCAACGACACGCAGCCTATTGAG ATGACCGTGAAAAAGACTCTGTCTAATTTCCGCCGTACTCATCACGACAACTGGCTAGAGCACAAGCAGCAGTTCACAGACGACCAGCTCGTGGTGCTCACAGACCTTCTTGTGTCACCCTGCTACTATGCATAG
- the psme4b gene encoding proteasome activator complex subunit 4B isoform X1 produces the protein MKKEQAEILGFVPQKEIVYNKLLPYADKLDRESNDILAQIKGNLARAVQLRELWPGVLLWTRKLSTYLRLYGRKFSKEDHVLFIKLLYELVTIPKLDISMMQSFARLLINLLKKKELLSRDDLELPWRPLYDLYESILYSKTEHLGLNWFPNYRAEASTKQKILNIVRKRSVENVLKTLVKSCRLYFPESATQEMLDEWRPLLCPFDVTMQKAIGYFELFLPTIMPPEQHHKGFKLWFDELMDLWVSVQNLPAWEGNLMNLFARLANDNIGYVNWDPYIPKIFTRILRSFNLPVGTSQMVVPRYLSNSYDIGHVVLWISSMLGGPQNQAQKQLNGLFSSIASFYHPSNNGRWLMKLMKLLQRLPASVVRRLHRERYKKPCWITPVPASHKLTDQDVTDFVESMKQPVLMAMFSKTGSMDAAQALQNLALMRPELVIPPVLEKTYPAMETLTEPHQLTATLSCMIGMARSLLSGGRHYPEGPAHVLPLLMRALPGVDPNDFSKCMITFQFIATFTTLVPLVDCSSALHEKNDLTEMERELCSASAEFEDFVLQFMDRCFALIDSSTLEQTREETETEKMTHLESLVELGLSSTFSTILTQCSMEIFKVALEKVFNFATTNIFETRVAGRMVADMCRAAAKCHPAESLRLFVPHCCNAITHLTANEDVSNEEELDKELLWNLQLLSEVTRVDGEKLLPYRTQLVQTLQLTLRLRCKQGYTLACNLLHHILRSTALTYPTDYCSVPGGFNKPLQEYLPIKDWGRPGDLWNLEIKWHVPSAEETAFVFYVLDLLLQPELQRLQRYAQGEQDMSRDDVLQSLCIVQHCLLGAGSMLPPLDGPTVTGLVPSMVSLEETKLYIGVDYDETRENYREAICKVMRQLLHYILEHSEDDTKSLFAVIKIISDLMHFRGSHKHEFDSRWKSFTLVKKSMENRLHGKKQHIRALLIDRVLLQHEMRKLLVEGCEYKTVHQDLLRDLLRLSTSTYSQVRSKAQNVLFTALGTYNFCCRDITPRVLEFLEPTRTDVTQQQFKGALYCLLGNHCGVCLANLHDWDCIAQTWPAIVRSGLSSAMSLEKPSIVRLFDDLADKVHRQYETIGIDFTVPESAVLLGRRIADSSQPTPHIGTPTEQELEQGLALQKDKNQEAVQKYEKLVRDLLECLNDRDLPWKFEHIAIGFLSLLLRDDHPLPAPAVLFFVRSLNHDALVVRKMAIAAMAGILKQLKRPRKKIPVVPCDISGVTEPEGLMAGDRPGNDWLQYHGDSLPSTQQDWDNFCFIEKTHWGYYCWPKKLMIYAPAAEQPKDLSAENMNERERIICDHFTDPKFIKQLIEFLSLEDRKGKDKFNPRRFCLFKGLFRNYSDAFLPVLKPHMERLANDSHESTQRCVAEIIAGLVRGSKHWSFSKVEALWKFLIPLMRTALSNITIETYADWGTCVATACESRDPRKLHWLLEMLMECPLSGEGGSFVDACHLYVLQGGLAQQEWRVPELLHRLLSYLEPKLTQVYKNVRERIGSVLTYIFMIDVTLPHTLPTKSPHIAEFTERILSQLKPLIEGDEEIQNHVVEENGVGEQDERTQAIKLLKTVLKWLMASAGRSFSTPVPQQLQLLPLLFKIAPVENDDSYDELKRDAKTCLSLMSQGLLYPEQIPMVLKVLHEIAGSSSWHARFSVLTYLQIMVFYNLFTILSNEQAVQDVRAVVIRLLEDEQLEVREMAATTLSGFLQCNFLAMDASMQTHFEALCKTRLPKKRKRGSVVDTIPSVDLVRRHAGVLGLSACILSSPYDVPTWMPQLLMDLSAHLNDTQPIEMTVKKTLSNFRRTHHDNWLEHKQQFTDDQLVVLTDLLVSPCYYA, from the exons CTCAGTGGAGAACGTATTGAAGACACTAGTCAAGAGCTGCAGACT tTATTTTCCAGAGTCAGCCACACAGGAGATGCTTGATGAGTGGCGGCCATTACTGTGCCCGTTTGATGTCACTATGCAGAAGGCCATTGGCTACTTTGAGCTCTTCTTGCCCACCATCATGCCCCCAGAACAGCATCACAAAGGCTTCAA GTTATGGTTTGATGAACTGATGGATCTCTGGGTTTCAGTGCAAAATCTGCCTGCTTGGGAGGGT AATTTAATGAATCTCTTTGCACGTCTGGCTAATGACAACATTGGCTATGTGAACTGGGACCCGTACATTCCCAAG ATTTTCACCAGGATTCTACGTAGCTTCAATCTCCCTGTTGGCACTAGCCAAATGGTCGTTCCCCGCTACTTGAGCAACTCCTACGATATCGGTCACGTGGTCCTCTGGATTTCCTCCATGCTT gGTGGCCCACAAAACCAGGCCCAGAAACAGCTTAATGGGCTCTTCAGTAGTATAGCGTCCTTCTACCATCCTTCAAACAATGGGCGCTGGCTG ATGAAGCTGATGAAGCTTCTACAGCGTCTGCCTGCCAGTGTGGTTCGGCGGCTACATCGGGAGCGCTATAAGAAACCCTGCTGGATCACCCCTGTTCCCGCCAGTCACAAACTCACGGACCAGGATGTGACTGACTTTGTGGAGAGCATGAAGCAACCGGTACTGATGGCTATGTTCAGCAAGACCGGCAGCATGGATGCAGCTCAGGCCTTGCAGAACCTGGCCCTGATGAGACCAGAGCTTGTCATCCCACCTGTGCTGGAGAA GACGTATCCTGCTATGGAGACGCTGACGGAGCCACACCAGCTTACTGCCACTCTCAGCTGCATGATTGGCATGGCCCGCAGTCTTCTCAGCGGTGGCCGACATTATCCCGAAGGTCCTGCGCACGTCCTTCCTCTGCTAATGAGAGCACTGCCCGGTGTTGACCCTAATGACTTCAGCAAATGCATG atcACGTTCCAGTTCATTGCTACTTTTACTACTTTAGTGCCTTTGGTGGACTGTTCGTCAGCCCTCCATGAGAAGAATGACTTGACAGAG ATGGAGAGAGAGCTGTGTTCGGCTTCCGCTGAGTTTGAAGACTTTGTTCTGCAGTTTATGGACAG GTGTTTTGCATTGATTGACAGCAGCACTCTGGAGCAGACACGCGAGGAGACGGAGACAGAGAAAATGACTCATTTAGAGAGTCTGGTGGAGCTAGGTCTTTCATCCACCTTCAGCACCATTCTGACACAGTGCTCCATGGAGAtattcaag GTTGCTCTCGAGAAAGTCTTCAACTTTGCCACCACCAACATCTTTGAGACTCGTGTCGCAGGGAGGATGGTGGCAGACATGTGCAGAGCAGCTGCGAAG TGTCACCCTGCTGAGTCTCTCAGGCTGTTTGTACCACACTGCTGTAACGCCATTACTCATCTAACTGCCA ATGAGGATGTTTCGAATGAGGAAGAACTGGATAAAGAACTGCTCTGGAACCTTCAGCTGCTGTCTGAG GTGACTCGTGTGGATGGAGAAAAGCTCCTTCCGTACCGCACACAGCTAGTGCAGACTCTACAGCTGACCCTGCGTTTGCGCTGTAAGCAGGGCTACACTCTGGCTTGCAACCTGCTGCACCATATCCTGCGTTCCACAGCGCTCACCTACCCAACAGACTACTGCAGTGTGCCCGGTGGCTTCAACAAACCCCTGCAAGAGTACTTGCCCATTAAG GACTGGGGTCGTCCGGGGGACCTTTGGAACCTGGAGATCAAGTGGCACGTGCCCAGTGCAGAGGAGACTGCATTTGTGTTCTATGTTCTGGACCTGCTGCTGCAGCCAGAGCTCCAGCGTCTGCAGAGATACGCACAGGGAGAGCAGGACATGAGCAG GGATGATGTTCTTCAGAGTCTGTGTATAGTCCAGCACTGTCTGCTGGGTGCTGGCAGCATGCTTCCCCCTCTTGATGGACCCACAGTCACTGGCCT TGTTCCCAGCATGGTTAGTTTGGAGGAGACAAAGCTGTACATTGGCGTTGACTATG ATGAGACCAGAGAGAACTACCGTGAGGCCATCTGTAAAGTGATGAGACAGTTGCTTC ATTACATTCTGGAGCACTCAGAGGATGACACCAAATCACTTTTCGCTGTTATCAAG ATCATCAGTGATTTGATGCACTTCAGAGGTTCCCACAAACATGAGTTTGACTCTCGTTGGAAGAGTTTCACCTTGGTGAAAAAGTCGATGGAGAACAGG CTTCATGGGAAGAAACAGCACATCCGAGCTCTTCTTATTGACAGAGTTCTTCTTCAGCATGAG ATGCGAAAGTTGTTGGTCGAGGGGTGTGAATATAAGACTGTTCATCAGGACCTGTTGAGGGACCTTTTGCGTCTTTCCACCAGCACCTACAGCCAG gtccGCAGCAAGGCCCAAAATGTGTTGTTCACAGCTTTGGGGACCTATAACTTCTGCTGCCGAGACATTACTCCACGTGTCCTGGAGTTTCTGGAGCCTACTCGAACTGATGTCACCCAGCAACAGTTCAAG GGGGCACTGTACTGCTTGCTTGGGAACCATTGTGGCGTCTGCCTTGCTAACCTACATGACTGGGATTGCATCGCTCAGACGTGGCCAGCCATAGTGCGCTCAGGCCTCAGCTCAGCTATGTCTCTAGAGAAGCCCTCCATCGTCAGACTCTTCGATGACCTCGCAGACAAAGTCCACCGGCAGTATGAGACCATCGGCATTGATTTCACA GTACCTGAGAGTGCAGTGTTGCTAGGCCGGCGCATCGCTGATTCAAGCCAGCCCACTCCACACATTGGCACTCCCACAGAACAGGAGCTGGAGCAGGGACTGGCActtcaaaaagacaaaaaccaGGAGGCAGTGCA GAAATATGAAAAGCTTGTGAGAGACCTGTTGGAATGTCTAAATGACAGGGACCT GCCTTGGAAATTTGAGCACATTGCTATTGGCTTCCTGTCTCTACTGCTAAGAGATGACCATCCCCTCCCGGCCCCAGCGGTTCTCTTCTTTGTACGGAGCCTCAACCATGATGCACTTGTTGTTCGCAAG ATGGCGATTGCTGCAATGGCTGGAATATTGAAACAGCTAAAGAGACCACGCAAGAAAATACCTGTTGTTCCCTGTGATATAA GTGGGGTAACGGAGCCGGAGGGGCTGATGGCAGGAGACAGGCCGGGGAATGACTGGCTGCAGTATCATGGTGACAGCCTGCCGAGCACCCAGCAGGACTGGGACAATTTCTGCTTTATAGAGAAGACACACTGGGGCTACTACTGCTGGCCAAA GAAGTTGATGATATATGCCCCAGCAGCAGAGCAGCCCAAGGATCTTTCCGCTGAGAACATGAATGAG AGGGAGCGCATCATCTGTGACCATTTCACAGACCCCAAGTTTATCAAACAGCTCATTGAGTTTCTGTCTCTTGAGGACCGAAAGGGCAAAGACAAGTTCAATCCTCGTCGCTTCTGTCTCTTCAAG GGACTTTTCCGGAACTACAGTGATGCCTTCCTACCTGTACTAAAGCCTCATATGGAGCGGCTGGCAAATGACTCTCACGAGAGCACCCAGCGATGTGTGGCTGAGATCATTGCTGGACTGGTTAGAGGCAGCAAGCACTGGAGCTTCAGCAAG GTGGAGGCGTTATGGAAATTCCTGATTCCTCTGATGCGAACAGCGCTGTCCAATATAACTATCGAGACCTATGCTGACTGGGGTACCTGTGTGGCAACTGCCTGT GAGAGCCGAGATCCACGAAAACTCCACTGGCTTCTCGAGATGCTGATGGAGTGTCCTCTCAGTGGGGAAGGTGGATCGTTTGTAGATGCCTG CCATCTGTACGTGCTGCAGGGGGGTCTGGCACAGCAGGAGTGGAGGGTCCCAGAGCTGCTACACAGACTGCTGAGTTACTTGGAGCCCAAACTCACTCAGGTTTATAAGAATGTGAGAGAGCGCATCGGCAG TGTGCTGACATACATTTTCATGATTGACGTCACCCTGCCACACACTCTGCCTACTAAGTCGCCACACATTGCTGAGTTTACCGAAAGGATCTTGTCTCAGCTGAAGCCCCTGATTGAGGGAGACGAGGAGATTCAGAACCACGTGGTGGAGGAGAACGGAGTGGGGGAGCAGGACGAGAGGACCCAGGCCATCAAACTACTCAAAACAGTTCTGAAGTGGCTGATGGCCAGTGCGGGGCGCTCGTTCTCTACTCCAGTACCTCAGCAACTACAGCTGCTGCCTCTGCTTTTTAAG ATCGCTCCCGTAGAAAACGATGACAGCTATGATGAGCTGAAGAGGGACGCAAAGACGTGCCTGTCCCTCATGTCTCAGGGTCTCCTCTATCCTGAGCAGATCCCTATGGTTTTGAAGGTGCTACATGAG ATTGCTGGCAGCAGCTCTTGGCATGCACGATTCTCAGTGCTAACATACCTCCAGATAATGGTGTTCTATAATCTGTTCACCATACTGAGCAATGAGCAGGCTGTTCAGGATGTAAGAGCAGTGGTCATCAGGCTACTGGAGGATGAACAGCTGGAG GTGAGAGAGATGGCTGCCACCACTCTCAGCGGCTTCCTGCAGTGTAACTTTTTGGCAATGGATGCCTCCATGCAGACTCACTTTGAGGCTCTATGCAAAACCAGATTACCCAAAAAGAGGAAGAGAGGCTCTGTGGTGGACACCATTCCTTCAGTTG ATCTGGTACGACGTCACGCTGGAGTGCTAGGTCTCAGCGCTTGCATCTTATCCAGTCCATATGATGTCCCAACTTGGATGCCTCAGCTCCTCATGGACCTCAGCGCACACCTCAACGACACGCAGCCTATTGAG ATGACCGTGAAAAAGACTCTGTCTAATTTCCGCCGTACTCATCACGACAACTGGCTAGAGCACAAGCAGCAGTTCACAGACGACCAGCTCGTGGTGCTCACAGACCTTCTTGTGTCACCCTGCTACTATGCATAG